DNA sequence from the Rhodoligotrophos appendicifer genome:
ATGCTGACCGGCGGCTGCCTCTGCGGTGCGGTTCGCTACGAGGTGGAAACCCTCGCCAGCGACGATGCCGATTACTGCCATTGCAGCCAATGCCGGAAAGCCAGCGGCGCTCCGGTGGTCGCCTGGGTGCAGGTCGAGCCGAAGCGTTTCCGCGTCACGCGAGGCGAGGCGAAAGGTTTCGCCTCCTCGCCGCAGAACCAACGCTGGTTCTGCGGGACCTGCGGCAGTCCGCTCTATATGAGCGACAAAGAGGGCCGCTCAATCGGCGTGAACACGGGCACGCTGGATCATCCGGAGGCCGTGCCACCCACGGTGCATGGCTGGTTCAGCGCGCGCATTGCGTGGTTCGACACGAAGGACGCCCTCGAACGCTATCCGGAGTCGCCGCCCTATGATCTGTGAGGCCCCAAGCCTGACTCGGAGCGCCGGAGAGATGCCATGGACTGGCTGACCGACCAGATCACCGATCACAAAATTCCCATCGGCCAGTGGGGTAAGGCCTTCTTCGACCTGCTCACGACCTATCTCTACTGGTTCTTCGACGGCATCTCGCTCGGCATCGAGAACAGCCTCGAGGCCGTCATCGACGGCATGCTGTGGATCCCGCCCTTGATCCTGGTCGCCCTGATCGTGGCGCTTTCGTTCCTGCTGCATCGCAACTGGAAGCTTTCCATCGGGGTCGCCCTGGGCTTGCTGTTCATCATCAACCAGGGGTACTGGGACGAGACGATCCAGACCCTCGCCCTCGTCCTCGGCGCCACCTTCGTGTCGCTGGCCATCGGCATTCCCGTGGGCATCGCGGCCGCGCACCGTCCCTGGCTGTTCCAGGCGATCCGGCCGATCCTCGACCTCATGCAGACGCTGCCCACCTTCGTGTATCTGATTCCGGCCCTGGTCCTGTTCGGGCTGGGCCTCGCGCCCGGGCTCATCGCCACCGTCATCTTTGCCATCGCCGCCCCGATCCGCCTGACCCATCTCGGCGTCACATCGGTGCCGCGCACTCTCATCGAGGCAGGGGAGGCCTTCGGCGCCACCAAGCAGCAGCTCCTGTGGAAGGTCGAGCTGCCGCATGCCATGCCGACGATCATGGCAGGCCTCACCCAATGCATCATGCTGTCTTTGTCCATGGTGGTCATCGCGGCCCTGGTGGGGGCAGACGGCCTCGGCAAGCCGGTGGTGCGGGCGCTGAACAGCGTCAACGTCCCCATGGGCCTCGAATCGGGGCTCGCCATCGTCATCGTGGCGATCGTCCTCGATCGGATGTTCCGCAGCGAGACCACCAGCTGGGGAGGCAAGTGATGCCGGCCCCCGCCGTCTCGTTCCGCCATGTGGACATCGTGTTCGGCGATCATCCGCAACGAGCCCTGTCGATGCTGGACCAGGGTGCCACGCGCGCCGAAATCCTCGAGCAGACGGGGACCGTGCTGGGCGTCGCGGATGCCACGCTCGACGTCGCGGAGGGCGAGATCTGCGTCCTCATGGGCCTGTCGGGCTCCGGCAAGTCGACGCTGATCCGCGCCGTGAATGGCCTCAACCGGCCGGCGCGCGGGGAAGTGCATGTGCGCGACGGGAGCAAGATGATCGACGTCACCCAGTGCAATGGGGCCACGCTTCGGCATCTGCGCATGCATGGGGTCGCCATGGTGTTCCAGCAATTCGCCCTGTTTCCCTGGCGCACCGTCGAAGAAAATGTCGGCTTCGGCCTCGAACTCGCCGGCGTGCCACAGAAGGAGCGGCAGGAGCGCGTGCAGCGCCAGCTCGCCCTCGTGCATCTCGACAAATGGGCGGGCAAACATGCGCATGAGCTCTCCGGCGGCATGCAGCAGCGGGTCGGGCTGGCGCGGGCCTTCGCCACGGATGCCCCGATCCTGCTCATGGACGAGCCCTTCTCGGCGCTCGATCCGCTGATCCGCACGCATCTGCAGGACGAGCTCCTGGAGCTGCAACAGACGTTGCGCAAGACCATCCTTTTCGTCAGCCACGATCTCGACGAGGCGCTGAAGCTCGGCAACCGCATCGCCATCATGGAGGAGGCGCGCATCGTCCAATGCGGGCCGCCCCGGGACATCGTGCTCAACCCGGCAAACGAATATGTGGCCGAGTTCGTGGCCCATATGAACCCGCTCAACGTGCTCGACGGCTATGCCCTCATGACCAAGCTCGGCGATCTCGCCCCGGAGCGTCGCGACCTCGAGGCCAGCTGGATGCGGCTGCCCGCGTCCCGCTCCATGCGCGAGATCATCGAGTGCCGCCGCCAGACCGGCCGCCCCATCGTGCTGATGGAGGAGGAGCGCGCGGTCGGCCTCGTCGGCGACGAGGAGATCTATGCCGGCATCCTGCGCCGCGCCGAGGTCGCGGGTTAGACAAGGGATCCTTCGAGGCCCGGCCGCTTCGCGACCGCGCACCTCAGGATGAGGACCCAGAATCGGACGAAAAAGCTCCTCATGCTGAGGAGCAGCCGGAGGCTGCGTCTCGAAGCACCGCACGCGCTCCGCATCCCCTCTTGCCCTGCTCGCAATCCAGGACTAGACATCCGCCCCGACCGTATACGCGTGACCGAAGGATGCCTCCCATGGCGCTGATCTCCGAAACCCTCAAGCGCATCAAGCCCTCGCCGACCATCGCTGTGACCCAGAAGGCGCGCGATCTCAAGGCGCAGGGGCGCGACGTCATCGGCCTCGGGGCGGGGGAGCCCGATTTCGACACGCCCGACAACATCAAGAATGCCGCGATCGAAGCGATCCGCCGGGGCGAGACGAAATACACCGCAGTGGACGGGATCCCGGAGCTCAAGTCGGCCATCGTCGCCAAGTTCAAGCGCGAGAATGGTCTCACCTACGAGACCGGGCAGATCACCGTGGGCTCCGGCGGCAAGCAGATCATCTACAACGCCATGATGGCGACGCTGAACCCAGGCGACGAGGTGGTCATTCCCACGCCCTATTGGGTCAGCTATCCCGATATCGTGCTGCTCGCGGGCGGCGTGCCGGTGTTCGCCGAAACCGAGATGAAGGACGGCTTCAAGCTCCTTCCCGACATCCTGGAAAAGGCGATCACGCCCAACACCAAGTGGCTGATCTTCAATTCGCCCTCGAACCCGACAGGGGCCGCCTATTCCCATGACGAGCTGAAGGCGCTGACGGACGTGCTCAAGCGCCATCCGCATGTGTGGATCCTGGCCGACGACATGTATGAGCACCTGGTCTATGACGACTTCCAGTTCGTCACGCCGGCCCAGGTCGAGCCGGAGCTCTATGAGCGCACGCTCACCATGAACGGGGTGTCGAAATCCTACTGCATGACCGGCTGGCGCATCGGCTATGCCGGCGGACCCAAGGAGCTCATCGGGGCCATCGCCAAGGTGCAGTCGCAGTCGACGTCGAACCCGACCTCGATCAGCCAATGGGCGGCAGTCGAGGCGCTGAACGGGCCACAGGGCTTCATCGCCGAACACAACGTCGTCTTCAAGGAACGGCGCGACCTCGTCGTCTCCATGCTGAACCAGGCGTCGGGGATCCGCTGCCCGACCCCGGAGGGCGCATTCTACGTCTATCCGTCGTGCGCGGGGACCATCGGCAAGACCACGCCGAAGGGCACGCTGCTGGTCACGGATGAAGACTTCGTGCGCGAATTGCTGGAGGCGGAGGGCGTCGCCGTGGTGCAGGGCGCGGCCTTCGGCATGTCGCCCTTCTTCCGCATCTCTTATGCGACCGCGACCTCGGCGCTGGAGGATGCCTGCCAGCGCATTCAGCGCTTCTGCGGCAGCCTTCGTTAGGCGAGGATCTCGACACCGAAAGGCTCGGCCACGTGCTGCAGCCATTCCCAGTGCGAGAGAGCGAAGCTGCGGGGGATATAGAGGTCGTAGACGCCTTCGGCTGAGACATGCAGCAAGACGCCTACGCCATGCATGAGCGTCTGGGCGACGCTGCCTTGCGGAAGCTCGCCCGGATGGGTGTCGATGGGCACGAGCCTCGCCAAGAGATCGCGGGCGGCAGGACCGGTGATGCGGATCACCGTGCGGGCGTGACCGATATCGGTGATCACAGCCTCCTCGGTGGCGAAGTTCGCCGACAATCGCGACAGCAGATCAGAGGAACCCGGCACCACGAACCAGAGCCGCTCAGGTCCCACTTGCAGGATCGTCGTCTCACCACTGACGCCCATGCGCATGGAGAGGGGCACTGCCGCACCGGCAATGCCGGCAGCCTTCGCGGCTGCATTCAGAAAGGTGTCGGGCCAGGCCGTCAGCTGGACGATGATGCGGCCGGGCACCTCCGACAGCGTCACACCCGGTCTCGAGACGGCCGCACCATGGCGGCCGGCGGAGATATGCCCATGGAGGGCCGACAGGATCTCAGCCACGGAGGCGCTCTCCCTTGGGATCAAAGAAATGCGGCGAGACGATCTTCGCTGCGGTGACGTCGCCCTTCAGCGGATAGCAGGCATCCACCACCTCGCCATGCCGGTCCGGACCACCGGCCACCAAGCCAAGCGCGATGTACTGCTTCAGCTGTGGGGAGTAGGTCGTCGCCGTCACCCGGCCCAGGCCGAAACCCGTGTGGTCGCCGTCATGGACATGAATGATGCTGCCGGGCCTGATCCGGGTCGCCGGATCGACGGGGACGAGACCCACGAACCTCTCGCGCATGGGGTCGAGATAGGCCTCGCGCCGGGACAAGACCTGCCCGACGAAAGGCTTCTTCTTGCTCGCCATCCCGCCGAGCCCGATATCGTCGAGGGTCGTGCGTCCATCCAGCTCGCCACCGGCGACATGTCCCTTTTCGATGCGCAGGGTGCCCAAGGCTTCGACGCCATAGAGCAGCAACCCGTGGGGCGCACCCTTGGCCGAGATCGCCTTCCACATCGCCTCGCCGAAGCCGGCGGCGCAATAGACCTCGAAGGCCAGTTCGCCGGAGAAGGAGAGCCGGTGCACGCGCACCGGGATATCGCCGATGCGGCCTTGACGCATGCCCATGTAAGGGAGGCCCGCGTCGGACATGTCGAGATCGGAGATCACGTCCGCCAACAGCTTGCGGGCGTTGGGACCGGCGACCGCCACGCCGGCCCATTGATCGGTCACCGAGGTCACGGACACTTTGAGGTCGGGCCAGGCGGTCTGCAGCATGGTCTCGAGATAGGTCATGACCTTGGCCGCACCGACAGTCGTCGTGGTCATGAAGTAATGATGCTCGGCGATGCGCGTCGTGGTGCCGTCGTCGAAGACCACGCCGTCGTCGCGCAGCATGACGCCATAGCGGCCCTTGCCGATCTCCAGATTCGACCAGGCATTCACATAGACCCGGTTCAGCAATTCCGCCGCATCGGGGCCCTGGACGTCGATCTTGCCCAGGGTCGAGACGTCGACCATGCCCACCGTCCGGCGCGTCTCCTCGGCTTCGCGCTTATAGGCCTCGTTCACGCCCTCCCCCGGCTTGGGGTAATACCAGGACCGCTTCCACAGGCCGGTATCGATGAAGGCGGATCCGGCCTTCTCGTTTGCCCGATGAAATGGGGTGCGGCGCACCGGCTTCAGATGCAGCTCCGTTTCCGCGCCCGAAATCGCACCGAAGGACACGGGCGTATAGGGCGGACGGAAGGTGGTGGTGCCGACATCGTTGATCGCGTCGCCGCGCAGCCCGGCGAGGATCGCGAGACCGGTCACGTTGGCAAGCTTGCCCTGGTCGGTCGCCATGCCCAGGGTCGTATAGCGCTTCATGTGCTCGACCGAGACATAGCCCTCGCGGTGGGCAAGCTCGACGTCCGAGCTTGACACGTCGTGCTGAAAATCAAGGAAGCGCTTCGCCTGACGCATGCCGGGTGCGGCAGGCACCTCCCAGAGAGCGATAATCGGCTGCTCCCAGGCGTCCTGCGGCAGGCCCGCCGGGGCCGGCACCGGTGCGGGCGCGGCAAAGCCCAGCCTCTCGGCAGCCTTGGCCCCTTCCGCGAAACCCTCGGAGAAGGCGCCGACCGCATCGAAGGTCCCATGGCAGGCACCCGCGAGATGCTGCTCCTCACGCGACGTCACGGGCAAGAAGGCAGCCTTTGCAGCATCGAAGACCGGCTTCACGCCGCGCTGGCTCGCCAGATGGACCACCGGGTTCCAGCCGCCGGACACCGCCACGAGATCGCAGCCGATCTCGCGCCAGCCGGTCTCGCTGCGGCCCGTCGCAGCATCGAAGGGGGCTGCGATCACCTTGGTTACGCCTTTTGCGCCCAAGACCTGGGTCAGGACGTGTCCCGTCAGCACCTCGACCCGGTATGCCGAAAGCCTCTCCGCGAAGTGTGCCGGTGGCGTTCCTCTCGCGTCGACGATGACGACCGGCACCCCCGCATGCGCCAGATCGAGAGCGCAGGAATAGGCGCTGTCGTTGTTCGTGAAGACCACCGCCTTCTTGCCCGGCGTTACGCCATAGCGATTGACATAGGTGCGCACGGCCGAGGCCAGCATGATTCCGGGCCGATCGTTGTTGCCAAAGGCGATCATCCGCTCGATGGCACCGGTGGCAATCACGGCAGCCTTCGACTGAAGGATGATGTAGCGCTGGCGGGGCTCAAAGTTTTCGGGCACCGGCTTGTGATCGGAGACCCGCTCTACGAGGCCGTAGGTTCCATGGTCATAGGCGCCGAAGGCGGTGGTGCGCGGCAGCAGGGTCACGGTGTCGAGGCGGCCGAGCTCGTCGAGAGTTGCTTGGCGCCACTGATCGGCTTCCGAGCCTGCGGGCTCATCCAGCAGCGCGCCGCCCAGCTCCGGTGCTTCGTCGGCTAGGACGACGCGGGCGCCGGCGCGACCGGCTGCCAGGGCGGCACCCAGGCCCGCTGGCCCACTGCCGACGACCAGCAAGTCGCAAAACATGCTGAGTTTCTCGTAGGTGTCGGGATCGGGTTCCCGCGCCGCCTCGCCCAGGCCCGCGGCGCGGCGGATGAAGGGTTCGAACCACATCCAGGCCTTCTCGGTCGGACCCATGAAGGTCTTGTAGTAGAAGCCGGCGCCGAGGAACGGCTTGAACAGGTCGTTGACCTGCATGACGTCGAAGTCGAGGGAGGGCCAGCGGTTCTGGCTGATCGCCGTCAGGCCGTCATAGAGCTCGGCGGTGGTGGCCGCGATGTTGGGTTCGCGGCGGCCGCCGTCGCGCAGGGTGACCAGCGCATTGGGCTCGGCCGAGCCCGCCGTCACGGGCCCGCGCGGGCGGTGATATTTGAAGCTGCGGCCCATGAGCCGCACGCCATTGGCGAGGAGGGCCGAGGCGAGCGTATCGCCGGGATGACCCTGATAGGCCTTGCCGTCGAAAGTAAAGCTCAGCGTCCGGGACCGGTCGATGCGACCGCCGGACTTGGTGCGGAAATCCTGGCTCACGGCTCCTGCCTCCGCCTGTCGGCAGGCTCGATCATTTCGCGCGCCGGCTTCACGCTGGAGATCTCATGGGTGAGGGTGTCGCGTTCCACCACCAGCACCTGGCGGCAGCCATAGATGTGGTGCCAGAACTCCTGATGGGGCCCGCGAGGATTGTCGCGCAGATAGACGTAATCATACCAGCGCTCCATGTCCTGATCCGCAAGATCCGGGCGCTTCAGGCTGGCATCGCCGCCATAGGCGAACTCGGCGTGGTCGCGCGTGCCGCAATAGGGACAGTTGATCCGCATCGTCCTCAGTCCCTCTCAGTGATGTCCGGGCACGGGACCGGCGCCCTTCTCATCGATGGGGCGTCCCGTCCGGAAGCGGTCGAGCCTGAACTTCGCCGCCAATGGATGCGTCTCGTCCTTGGCGATCAGGTGCGCGAAGACCCAGCCGGATCCCGGCACCGCCTTGA
Encoded proteins:
- a CDS encoding GFA family protein yields the protein MLTGGCLCGAVRYEVETLASDDADYCHCSQCRKASGAPVVAWVQVEPKRFRVTRGEAKGFASSPQNQRWFCGTCGSPLYMSDKEGRSIGVNTGTLDHPEAVPPTVHGWFSARIAWFDTKDALERYPESPPYDL
- the choW gene encoding choline ABC transporter permease subunit; its protein translation is MDWLTDQITDHKIPIGQWGKAFFDLLTTYLYWFFDGISLGIENSLEAVIDGMLWIPPLILVALIVALSFLLHRNWKLSIGVALGLLFIINQGYWDETIQTLALVLGATFVSLAIGIPVGIAAAHRPWLFQAIRPILDLMQTLPTFVYLIPALVLFGLGLAPGLIATVIFAIAAPIRLTHLGVTSVPRTLIEAGEAFGATKQQLLWKVELPHAMPTIMAGLTQCIMLSLSMVVIAALVGADGLGKPVVRALNSVNVPMGLESGLAIVIVAIVLDRMFRSETTSWGGK
- the choV gene encoding choline ABC transporter ATP-binding protein — its product is MPAPAVSFRHVDIVFGDHPQRALSMLDQGATRAEILEQTGTVLGVADATLDVAEGEICVLMGLSGSGKSTLIRAVNGLNRPARGEVHVRDGSKMIDVTQCNGATLRHLRMHGVAMVFQQFALFPWRTVEENVGFGLELAGVPQKERQERVQRQLALVHLDKWAGKHAHELSGGMQQRVGLARAFATDAPILLMDEPFSALDPLIRTHLQDELLELQQTLRKTILFVSHDLDEALKLGNRIAIMEEARIVQCGPPRDIVLNPANEYVAEFVAHMNPLNVLDGYALMTKLGDLAPERRDLEASWMRLPASRSMREIIECRRQTGRPIVLMEEERAVGLVGDEEIYAGILRRAEVAG
- a CDS encoding pyridoxal phosphate-dependent aminotransferase — protein: MALISETLKRIKPSPTIAVTQKARDLKAQGRDVIGLGAGEPDFDTPDNIKNAAIEAIRRGETKYTAVDGIPELKSAIVAKFKRENGLTYETGQITVGSGGKQIIYNAMMATLNPGDEVVIPTPYWVSYPDIVLLAGGVPVFAETEMKDGFKLLPDILEKAITPNTKWLIFNSPSNPTGAAYSHDELKALTDVLKRHPHVWILADDMYEHLVYDDFQFVTPAQVEPELYERTLTMNGVSKSYCMTGWRIGYAGGPKELIGAIAKVQSQSTSNPTSISQWAAVEALNGPQGFIAEHNVVFKERRDLVVSMLNQASGIRCPTPEGAFYVYPSCAGTIGKTTPKGTLLVTDEDFVRELLEAEGVAVVQGAAFGMSPFFRISYATATSALEDACQRIQRFCGSLR
- a CDS encoding sarcosine oxidase subunit gamma; translated protein: MAEILSALHGHISAGRHGAAVSRPGVTLSEVPGRIIVQLTAWPDTFLNAAAKAAGIAGAAVPLSMRMGVSGETTILQVGPERLWFVVPGSSDLLSRLSANFATEEAVITDIGHARTVIRITGPAARDLLARLVPIDTHPGELPQGSVAQTLMHGVGVLLHVSAEGVYDLYIPRSFALSHWEWLQHVAEPFGVEILA
- a CDS encoding sarcosine oxidase subunit alpha family protein yields the protein MSQDFRTKSGGRIDRSRTLSFTFDGKAYQGHPGDTLASALLANGVRLMGRSFKYHRPRGPVTAGSAEPNALVTLRDGGRREPNIAATTAELYDGLTAISQNRWPSLDFDVMQVNDLFKPFLGAGFYYKTFMGPTEKAWMWFEPFIRRAAGLGEAAREPDPDTYEKLSMFCDLLVVGSGPAGLGAALAAGRAGARVVLADEAPELGGALLDEPAGSEADQWRQATLDELGRLDTVTLLPRTTAFGAYDHGTYGLVERVSDHKPVPENFEPRQRYIILQSKAAVIATGAIERMIAFGNNDRPGIMLASAVRTYVNRYGVTPGKKAVVFTNNDSAYSCALDLAHAGVPVVIVDARGTPPAHFAERLSAYRVEVLTGHVLTQVLGAKGVTKVIAAPFDAATGRSETGWREIGCDLVAVSGGWNPVVHLASQRGVKPVFDAAKAAFLPVTSREEQHLAGACHGTFDAVGAFSEGFAEGAKAAERLGFAAPAPVPAPAGLPQDAWEQPIIALWEVPAAPGMRQAKRFLDFQHDVSSSDVELAHREGYVSVEHMKRYTTLGMATDQGKLANVTGLAILAGLRGDAINDVGTTTFRPPYTPVSFGAISGAETELHLKPVRRTPFHRANEKAGSAFIDTGLWKRSWYYPKPGEGVNEAYKREAEETRRTVGMVDVSTLGKIDVQGPDAAELLNRVYVNAWSNLEIGKGRYGVMLRDDGVVFDDGTTTRIAEHHYFMTTTTVGAAKVMTYLETMLQTAWPDLKVSVTSVTDQWAGVAVAGPNARKLLADVISDLDMSDAGLPYMGMRQGRIGDIPVRVHRLSFSGELAFEVYCAAGFGEAMWKAISAKGAPHGLLLYGVEALGTLRIEKGHVAGGELDGRTTLDDIGLGGMASKKKPFVGQVLSRREAYLDPMRERFVGLVPVDPATRIRPGSIIHVHDGDHTGFGLGRVTATTYSPQLKQYIALGLVAGGPDRHGEVVDACYPLKGDVTAAKIVSPHFFDPKGERLRG
- a CDS encoding sarcosine oxidase subunit delta, whose protein sequence is MRINCPYCGTRDHAEFAYGGDASLKRPDLADQDMERWYDYVYLRDNPRGPHQEFWHHIYGCRQVLVVERDTLTHEISSVKPAREMIEPADRRRQEP